TGAGTTTTGCTCTTCACAATAAGGTGCATCGGGTATCTTTTGTAAAAAATAAAGACACCGCCGCAAAATAAAAGAAGTATGATCCAGGGGAGAAAGAGAAGAAGGTTCTGCATAGGTGAAACCTTAAAAAGAATTGTTATGCTTCGGCATATGCCTTTGAAAGATAACGGGGTGTCAGCTCTTCGACCGATATCCAGCTCTCGTTGTCACATGACTGCATGCCCTTTCTGGCACAGGCCAGACCGCGTTGCACCGGATACTGGTCGATCGAATAGGCCTGCGGCCTTTCTTTTAAAAAATCGAACACACTGCTCTTAGTGTACCCTAATGTATCGGTGATAACAATATCCTCCTTCGATACAATGGATTGAAATTCCTTTGCAGGAGCACAGGCGTCCTCGGTTTTTCGTAGAATCCTGTGGCCGTTCGAATGGAAACGGGCCCAGAATATCGTATCTCGACGGGCATCGAAGGCGATAACAATGGGCTGGTGATGGATATTCGATCCGATGGCGACACTTTCAAGGGATGACACCGGCAATATTCGAACCGGGGGTTCCAGACAAAACCCTTTAACGAATGCAATACCGATACGGAGGCCGGTAAAAGAACCCGGACCGGTAGCAATGGCAATTGTATCGATATCGGCAGGCCCGATTTTAGCTGTTTTCAGGATAAATTCGATTCCTTCGGCAATAAGTTCTGCATGTGAATATCGTACATACCGCGAAAAACCCGCGATACACCGGCCGTTGTTTGCAAGGCCTATTCCCAGTTCGGTGGATGACGTATCGATTCCGAGTATCCAGTTCATGACCGTTTCCGCAGAGTTAAAGAGCGTTGTATGATGATATCCAGCAGTTCTGCATAAGAGCCGCCTTCGCAGGCAAATGATTTGGGTGCAAGCGAATTAGGCGTGAGCCCCGGAAGAGAATTTAATTCGAGAACAAAAAGTCCCTGATCGTTTGCTATCATATCGGTGCGGGATAGGCAGCTGCAACCGAGCAGGGTATGGGCCCGAAGCGCGGTTTTTTGCACTTCTTCGACAAGGCCCGCGGGTTGCGGGGCAGGAACGATTTCTTCACAGGCTTCATCGGTATACTTCGCCGCAAAATCGAAAAAAGCAGAGCTTACAGGCCTGATTTCCACCGGCTGAAGAGCCCGGGGATTTCCGTTGCTGTCTTCAAGTACGGGACACGACATCTCAATGCCCCTGATTTCCGATTCGACAAGAATATCATCCGCTTCCTTCCGGTATTCATCCAGCAGCGCCCTGAGACTCCCGATATCATCGGCTTTGTCCATTAATCTACTCGACCCCGACTGGGGACATTTGACAAAACAGGGAAAACCCCGTTCATCGGCAATAGATTCGGCAGTAGCGCCGGGATTTGATTTACCGTATATCGAAAAAGGAGGTGTCATAATCCCGTGCTGTTCAAAGAGGTGTTTCGTTGCTATTTTATTCATGGCTACTGCGCCGGCAAAGACACCGGAGCCGGTATAGGGGACATGTAAGGTGTCGAGATATCCCTGAAAAATGCCGTCTTCACCAAATGCTCCGTGAAGGGCTATAAACGCCATGTCGCAGTTTTTCCAGACCGGCGCGCAGGAATCGGGCAGATAGGGTCCCTCAAACATCTCGCTTTCCATAGGGGCGGAGAGTATCGCGATATCGGAGATATCAGTCCCTGCAGGGGCAATAAAAAATTCGGTTGCATGGGAAATGACCACGGCCCGGGGAACATATTTTGACTTGTCCAGACAACGATAGACCTCCCAACCGGTTGCAAGAGATACTTCATGCTCGGCCGAGGGGCCGCCCATGACAACATTGACATTAAGCATTATGCCCCCGCTTCTTTCATTTCTTTGCGGATCTTTTCCACAACCGAATCGGTGCCCACACGAAACTGGTCACGGGTATCCCGTTTACGAATCGTCACCGTGTCGTCTTCTATGGTCTGACTATCGACTGTCACGCAATAGGGGGTGCCGGCTTCGTCCTGACGGGCATAGCGGCGGCCGATGGAAAGATTGATATCCAGGAAGGTGGCGACACCGTTATCCAGAAATTCGTTGTAAATCTTTTCGGCCTTTTCGGGCATGCCGTCCCGTTTAACGAGCGGTAACACCGCCACTTTGATCGGCGCCAGGGAAGGATGTAACCGCAGGATGGTCCGCTTGTTTTTACCTTCACCTTCAACATCATAGGCGTCCACAAGGTAGGCGAGTGTGGCGCGGTCGGCGCCGGCCGCGGGTTCGATAACATAGGGAAAAATATGCTGCTTGGATTCTTCATCAAAATAAGCCAGACTTCTCCCGCTGAATTCCGAATGCCGTTTAAGATCGAAATCGGTACGATTGGCGATACCCTCAAGCTCATTCCATCCAAAGGGAAACTTGTATTCAACATCAACGCATGCTTTTGCATAGTGGGCAAGCTCATCCTTTTCGTGGTCCCGCAGACGAAGGTTCTCTTTTTTAATGCCGTTTCGAAGGTACCAGTCGAATCGTTCATTTTTCCAGTATTCGTACCATTGCTCATCGTTCTGAGGATAACAGAAAAATTCCATCTCCATCTGTTCGAATTCCCGCGTTCGATAGGTAAAATTGCCCGGGGTAATTTCGTTCCGGAAGCTTTTGCCTATCTGGGCGATACCGAAGGGAAGTTTCATTCTCGAGGCCTGTTGGACATTGAGAAAATTGACAAAAATACCCTGTGCGGTTTCTGGCCGAAGATAGACCGTGGCCGACTGATCTTCAACAGGGCCCATGAATGTTTTGAACATAAGATTGAATTTTCGCGATTCGGTAAGTTCGCCACCGCATTTCGGGCATTGGGAAGTGTCTTCGAGATGGTCGGCTCTGAACCGGGATTGACACTTCTTGCAGTCGACAAGCGGGTCGGTAAAGCCTTGAAGGTGTCCGGAGGCCTGCCATACTTTGGGATGCATAAGTATGGAGGCATCCTGACCTACAATGTCCCGCCGGGTGGTGACCATGGCTTTCCACCAGGATTCCTTAACGTTCCGTTTTAATTCGACGCCCAGAGGACCATAATCCCAGCAACTGTTGAGACCATCATATATTTCACTCGACTGGAATATGAATCCCCGTCGCTTACAGAGCGAGACAATGGTTGTCATTAAATCGTTTCTGCTGTCTGCCATTAATTACTCCTTATAGTCTGTATTCTTTAATTACGAAATACCCTGAAGATTCTTTTTCAGACGGTCTTCGATCGGTAATTGTTCGTCAATTTCAAAAGATTGACCGGTGATCATTTCATAGAGTTGAATATATCGTGATGACAATTCGATTACAAGGTCTTCCGGCGCTTGCGGTAATACGTTGTCTTCGTAGGGATTGCAGTGTTCTTTAAACCAGAGACGAAGGAATTCTTTATCGATATTTTCGGGCTCTTTGCCCTGCGAAAAGCGTTCCTCATAGGAACCGGCAATCCAGTACCGTGAAGAATCCGGGGTATGGATCTCATCGATAAGTACTATTTCGCCCTTTGTGTCCTTACCGAGTTCATACTTGGTATCCACCAGGATCAGGCCGTGCTCTGCGGCAATCTGTGAGCCTCGCTCGAAAAGGGCGAAGACAATCTCCGACAGGCGGTCCCAGGTTTTTTGATCAATAATATCGCGGGAAACGATCTCCTCCGCCGAAATAGATTCATCGTGGTCTTCGGCTTTGGTTGTGGGAGTAAGAATCGGTCTTTCGAATTTCTGGTTTTTCACCATGCCGTCGGGAAGAACATTGCCGCAGATATTTCGATTTCCGTTTGAATACTGGGTCCATGCCGAGGTGCTGGTAGAACCGGTAATATATCCCCGCATAACGAATTCGATAGGCAATACTTCACATTTTTTTCCGATTGTTACATTGGGGTCGGGGATATCGAGCACGTGGTTGGCCACGATGTCTTTTGTTGTGTCGAACCAGAAACCGCTTACCTGATTAAGCACCTGTCCTTTGAAAGGAATACTTGCCAGCACACGGTCGAATGCGCTCTGGCGGTCTGTTGTGATCAGCACCAGCTTGTCGCCAAGATCGTAGGCGTCCCGGACTTTCCCCTTGCGTCTGTTGGGCAAATCGAGGAATTCGGTTGTTTCCAGGCAGTTGTTTAAATTTTTCTTGATCGCTTCCTTTGGAATCATATAAAAGTCCTTTTAGTATATAGATTAATATTTTTATCAGAGCTTTAAAATAAACTTCTCCCGATAGAGATTCCACACCCGGAGCCGAGGTGCTCGTGTATAGAGAAAAAAATCCTTTGGAAGGGGCTGGGCGCCCCTTGAACCCAGCTATGAAAATGCTTCTCCTGAAAGCTCAACCCCCGGGCTTCGCCCACCCCCATACTTGGGGGGACAGCGCTGAGCCCCGAATTTTCCCTTTCACCTCATCTTTTCCACAATATCAAACACCTGTCGTTTATGCGCCCGTGCAGACTGGGGATCGTTATTTCTTCCGCTCCTGATAACGATATATTTCTGAATTTCATAGAGCAGATAAAAGGCATTTCGGATTTGGGCTTCGGGAGACTGATCGCGTTCTCTTCCATAGCCTTTCCAGAATGATGGCGTCGAGACGCCGCAGTAGTCCAATACGGCAAATTCTATCTCGGGATCGCCCCAGAGGGCCCGGTCCCAGTCGACAATGCCGGTGAGATTCCCCGTGTTTTCGACGAGTAAATTTTGCGCCCAGATATCCATATGTAAGAGGCTCGACTGGACCGGGCGATCAAAAAGGCCGTCATGAGTGGATAGAAGCGTTCGGAGTGTATCGGCTTCTTGTTCCGAGTAATACCCCACTGCAACAATATCATCGATCATCCGGTTCCACATTTCCTGAAATGCGTCATGCCAGGTTGGTTGCGGTTTCATGGGGTGATGGTCTCCGATATATCCATAGGTTTCGGCGGTCAGTGCATGGACCTGGGCAAGGCAGGCCCCCACCTGGTGCATCGTTCGCTCGCTCTTTACACCGGATGATTGCGAAAGCGGTGTTCCCGGAAGGCGGGACATGATAATGAAATCATTGGGTATAATCTGAAGCGTTTCATCAAAGGCGATAATTTCCGGTACGGGCACGGAGGTCTTTTCCCGCAGAAGCTTATGGATAGCGGGTTCCTGTTTCATCATCCGGCGTTCATAAAAAACAAACACAGAATCCCGCGGGGGTGCAATGCGCAAAACGTACCGGTCGGCTGAGAGTTCCACAAACCAGGAAGAGTTAAATTTGCCGGTGGTGATCGGGGACAATGACGCCTGTTTTGCAGAGGAACCTAAATGTCTGATTAAACATCCGGTTAATTGCTGATGTGAAAATCGGGGCATTAAAATAATCCCAAACAGGAGCGAGTGAAAAATAATTATGAGATAGAGAAGTCAAAAATATAATTTAATAATGGTATTGGGAGTGATTGATCGCTTTCATACACTAATTATATGAAGGAGTAGTTCCATGCGATGTGTCCTTTGGGTGCTTTTGTGTGCATGTGTGATTTTTGCAGATTTTTCCGATGATAAATTGACTCTAAATTCTTCCGCGGCTCGTCTGGGCGCCGGATGTCCTACCTTTTCGGCCATTAAAGGGTATAACAGTTATGATTTTGCGGGATCGCCCTTGGGGCTTTTGGAAAAGGGAAATACACTTCTGAAATTTGAGACAGGACATCGACTGGTCAATTTCGTGCTTGATGATGATCCCGACTCATTACTGTATAAATCAAACTCCTTCGCCTTGCCTTTTGTAACGGTGGGCAAACCCGGCATTTTTTATGCACAATTTCAGTATATCCCCCATAGTATGAAAGTAAAAGATAACGGCCGGCAGTATGAGCTGCCCCATTCACCATCTTTGCCCGACTCTGTGGCTTCCTACAAACTGCCGCTTCATCGATTCGGCGTTGCTCTTGCAGGGGGAACGACCAATGGCGTCTTTCGTATCGGGGCTAATTTCGACGGTTTTTACGGAGAGGAGGAGATCGCGGGGGGCGACAGCAAACGAGTAATTATGGGTTTCCGGAACCTCGGGTTGCATATCGGTTTTCAGTTGCACGATCTGTTGAGGATCGGATTCAAGGGGAGCGCCTCTGGGTATCTCGATACGTTGAATGACTTGGATAACGAGCGTGCTCGTAATGAAGACCGATACTGGAGCGGGCCCATACCAAGCATCGGTGGAAATATCGATTTCGGCGCCGATAATTTCCCCGTGCACAGCAACTTTGTCTTCAGTAAAGCGAGCTCGGACTTTATTTATGTCACAAAAGTCCGGGGCATTGGTATCAGGGAAGACGGCGATGAAGATCCCATCAGGGGCGATAGTCTTTTCTGGAAGTGGCAAACCCTGGTTTTGGTGGAAAAAAGCCGGTTTATCTTTCGCCCTTCTTTTTTATTCGGTTACTGGAGAAATGAATTGCAGCAATATGAGCCCGACGATGAGAATGATTTGCCCTGGAAACGGGGACGGGAAAGGACCGATACCACCTGGAAATACTCATCCTTCAATTTTGGTATCGGCGGCGGCGTGGAACTCAAAGAATACGGCCGTTTCCATTTTGAATATTCCTTTAAAAATTTAAAGCTGGCTTACGGGGATGCCTGGCCCGATTCGACGGATAAAAGGAGCGGGTATCCGCGGATCAGCGCCGGTATTCTTGGAAACATTCACGCCGTTCCCTTTCTGAATATTCCCCGGTCAATCGAGATCTTTGCCCGTCTCGGTTATTTATTTCAGAAAGAAAACGATCGCTTCAACACCTATCGGTCCGAAGAATTCGGTCTGGTCAACACCCGGGTTTCTCCCCTCTCACAATATCATCGCTATCTCTATTTTGATCCACTGTTCGGATGGGTCAAGGAGAATACAATTTCCCGTTTCAGCTTCGGACTGGGCGGGACTTTTCTCGACAGGATGTTTGAGGGAAACCTTTTTTGTGCCTTTCCGGTCAGGAAAACCGGCGAGGAAAAACATAAAGGTTTCGAGTTCGGAGTGGACCTTTCGTACCATTTACGGGTAGGGAGCTCCAAAGAAGAAGGGCAGGGATGATCGATGGGTTGAATGTGTTTGAGGCCTGCTCCCTGTAAACAGGCAAATTTACTTTTAGGCACAAGTATTTATAGCTCAAGTAAGGATGGAAGCCATGAAAAAAGATCAAACAGGAACTGTATTGTTGTGGTGTCTGGTGTGCTCTCTCGCCCTGGTAACAACGTGCGCATCACCCAAAGCTCCATACGAGCAGCACAGAAATGCTCAGATCGACACTGATAATTCGCTGATTTCACTTCCCGATTCTCTCGCTACCGAAAACTCTTATCAATGCACGGTTGCAGTCATTCTTCCGGATCTTATCGATAGCTTTCTGGTGCGACGGATGTTTAATGACACGGGTACATCGTTACTTGCGGCGGGTGCCGTTGCCGACAATCAATTCGTGTTTCCTCTTTTGGTAAATCAGTCGGGAGAATACGAGCTTCAGGTAGTAATCATAAAGGGCGACGCCTCCCGTGATTCGATTGTTTTTGAATTTTATGGGTACGGCAAGGATGTTGCCGGTTTTGATGAAAGCGGATTTTTGACTATCCTTTCGGATTCGATGCCGGTTTCCGAACAGAGCCGTGTATGCACGGCTGCGGTGTACTTTCCCGATTGTATCGACAGTTTTATTGTTCGGCGAATACACAACAATTTTTATGATACCCTCCTGGCCGAGGGGGCTGTAAATACCGAACATATACAATTTTCAACGGTATTGCCCTTGCCCGGAAAATACCGGTATACGGTTTACCTATCAAAGCAGATGGAAGAAGGTGATTCAACCTGGGTCCAGTGGGACAGCCTCTCAAAAACAGTCACAGCCATTTCGGATAATTCACCGTCAATTATCTCTTTTTCCTTAACAAAAGATTCTCTGGCCATTTTTGAGGAATATGCGTGTACGCTTGCGGTATCCTCGCCCGAACTGGTCGACAGCTTTGAGGCGGTGCTGCTGTATAATGAAGCGCATGCCGTAATCGCTCGGGGTAAAGTGTCGGATTCTCCGGTCACCTTTACGTTTCCTGTGGAATATGAGGGAGAATTTTTCCTGAAAGTCACAATTTATAACTACGACGGGACCGAAAAGCAGCAGATACAAACTCATACCGGTTATCGTATGTCTCCAATTGTGGAACCGGAGTCGACTTTTTATACTGTAAACCTTACCGGAAGTGTTGATGTCGCTTTTTTGGTATCCGATCCCGACGGCAATTTGTGGAGTTATACAACATGGATCGATTCGTCCGATTCTCTTGAGGGTCTCTTTTCTCTTGATAGAAGGGAAAGAGATACGGTGGTCCGGTCTGTTGACGGGAGCCGGATGGATACTTTTACGGTCCAGGCTGCAGTTATGGATGAAGACAGTCAGTGGAGTGAGATTGCCCGGTGTACGGTGGCGGTAATCGATACGATTCCTCCGCAGCTTTCTTTTGTCGGTATCGAGCCTTCTGCAAACGATACGCTGATTGAGGAACTTCCCTGTAGCCTGTTGGTGAGGGTTATGGATGATTCCCCTGTTGATTCGGTGAAACTGGAGGACGAACGCATGATTCTGGAGGGTGATTCGGCATTTATTAAAATTTCTTCCCTCGATTCAGGCAGCTTCGATTATAAGGTATATGCCTGGGACCGGGCCGGGAACATCGAAAGCCTGTCGGTTCGGATTGAGTATGAAGGTGCGGTGACGTATCCACCACAAATCAATACGGCCCGCTTGCAAAATCAGACAATTACCGAAAACGGTACTTTCGATACTCTGTTTCTCGATTCCTGCGTTTCAATCGATCCGCTTTCCGGGTATAGTGTTGATGATCTTACCTGGTCGATTACCGAGCAGGATTCCACATCGGGAGTTGAACATCACATTGATTCCGTCCTGCGAAAAATCCGGTTTACGGTTGCCGATTCCGAATGGAATGAAAGTGAAGCAATCTTTTTCACGGTCACTTCACCCGCCCTGCTCTCGGACAACAAAGCGATAACCTTTACCGTTGAGGGTATCAATGATGCTCCGGTTGTGAGGATCGATGATCAATCGGTGTATATCGATTCGGAGTTTGATTCAATTTATCTCGATTCTTCAACTTTTGACCCCGAAGATCTTCCATCTGAGCTTGAATGGAGCTACACGAAGGGCGATGTTTTTGAAGTCGACTCTGTTTTTGCATTGCAGTGTATTCCTCAAAAAGGAGATTTTGGCGGATCCTGCTTGTATTTTAGTTACTTTACCGGCAAAATACGCATTGCCTACCGAACTGATACGAGTATCGATTCCACAACCTGGACAGGGACCGATACCCT
This genomic window from Chitinivibrionales bacterium contains:
- the tsaB gene encoding tRNA (adenosine(37)-N6)-threonylcarbamoyltransferase complex dimerization subunit type 1 TsaB; amino-acid sequence: MNWILGIDTSSTELGIGLANNGRCIAGFSRYVRYSHAELIAEGIEFILKTAKIGPADIDTIAIATGPGSFTGLRIGIAFVKGFCLEPPVRILPVSSLESVAIGSNIHHQPIVIAFDARRDTIFWARFHSNGHRILRKTEDACAPAKEFQSIVSKEDIVITDTLGYTKSSVFDFLKERPQAYSIDQYPVQRGLACARKGMQSCDNESWISVEELTPRYLSKAYAEA
- a CDS encoding phosphoribosylaminoimidazolesuccinocarboxamide synthase; translated protein: MIPKEAIKKNLNNCLETTEFLDLPNRRKGKVRDAYDLGDKLVLITTDRQSAFDRVLASIPFKGQVLNQVSGFWFDTTKDIVANHVLDIPDPNVTIGKKCEVLPIEFVMRGYITGSTSTSAWTQYSNGNRNICGNVLPDGMVKNQKFERPILTPTTKAEDHDESISAEEIVSRDIIDQKTWDRLSEIVFALFERGSQIAAEHGLILVDTKYELGKDTKGEIVLIDEIHTPDSSRYWIAGSYEERFSQGKEPENIDKEFLRLWFKEHCNPYEDNVLPQAPEDLVIELSSRYIQLYEMITGQSFEIDEQLPIEDRLKKNLQGIS
- a CDS encoding phosphotransferase, which translates into the protein MPRFSHQQLTGCLIRHLGSSAKQASLSPITTGKFNSSWFVELSADRYVLRIAPPRDSVFVFYERRMMKQEPAIHKLLREKTSVPVPEIIAFDETLQIIPNDFIIMSRLPGTPLSQSSGVKSERTMHQVGACLAQVHALTAETYGYIGDHHPMKPQPTWHDAFQEMWNRMIDDIVAVGYYSEQEADTLRTLLSTHDGLFDRPVQSSLLHMDIWAQNLLVENTGNLTGIVDWDRALWGDPEIEFAVLDYCGVSTPSFWKGYGRERDQSPEAQIRNAFYLLYEIQKYIVIRSGRNNDPQSARAHKRQVFDIVEKMR
- a CDS encoding glycine--tRNA ligase codes for the protein MADSRNDLMTTIVSLCKRRGFIFQSSEIYDGLNSCWDYGPLGVELKRNVKESWWKAMVTTRRDIVGQDASILMHPKVWQASGHLQGFTDPLVDCKKCQSRFRADHLEDTSQCPKCGGELTESRKFNLMFKTFMGPVEDQSATVYLRPETAQGIFVNFLNVQQASRMKLPFGIAQIGKSFRNEITPGNFTYRTREFEQMEMEFFCYPQNDEQWYEYWKNERFDWYLRNGIKKENLRLRDHEKDELAHYAKACVDVEYKFPFGWNELEGIANRTDFDLKRHSEFSGRSLAYFDEESKQHIFPYVIEPAAGADRATLAYLVDAYDVEGEGKNKRTILRLHPSLAPIKVAVLPLVKRDGMPEKAEKIYNEFLDNGVATFLDINLSIGRRYARQDEAGTPYCVTVDSQTIEDDTVTIRKRDTRDQFRVGTDSVVEKIRKEMKEAGA